In Triticum aestivum cultivar Chinese Spring chromosome 5B, IWGSC CS RefSeq v2.1, whole genome shotgun sequence, the following proteins share a genomic window:
- the LOC123116679 gene encoding F-box/kelch-repeat protein At3g23880, with the protein MSPSRPRPAASSSGDLPADALYEVLLRIPAKELCRLRAVCPAWRALTSDPLFAAAHKSRHHTAPPLLAMGYRDDSGVSGVAISDLSGNVVKRTPGNEYELVFVNESGDAIGRFTSKDDSICVVRTRLDLVCFNRNALCGFFWVLNPATGATIDLPMGFSEEIAHELEVKGIKECSCRRELCAFGQVSSSREYKVLRISRVDDRKVCEVITFDDTNHGCWRRKQDPPSHICTSHRMRYAVVDGVVYFLMEFCYSNYETGVITIEPGSVASFNLDTEEWMGVLRGPEQLERFLQENGGYTYSGLEHELSLTELKGCLVVVHNIYKVSMDLWFLTDFENGIWVKKYSLPSHVARLFWYPFLMLDDGRIFFSGMDCLEGILSGGEKGEGFLQCYDPRNGTCTDELKLRDPRSIGIYTGSLLSL; encoded by the coding sequence ATGTCGCCCTCgaggccgcgccccgccgcctccagctccggcgACCTGCCCGCGGACGCGCTGTACGAGGTCCTCCTCCGCATCCCGGCCAAGGAGCTCTGCCGCCTCCGCGCCGTCTGCCCCGCCTGGCGCGCCCTCACCTCCGACCCGCTCTTCGCCGCGGCGCACAAGTCCCGCCACCACACGGCGCCCCCGCTCCTCGCCATGGGCTACCGCGACGACAGTGGGGTCAGCGGCGTTGCGATTTCGGATCTGTCGGGCAACGTCGTGAAGCGGACTCCAGGCAACGAGTATGAACTTGTTTTCGTGAATGAGTCGGGTGATGCCATTGGCCGGTTCACAAGCAAGGACGATAGCATCTGTGTTGTGCGCACGCGGCTGGACCTCGTCTGTTTCAACAGGAATGCCCTCTGTGGGTTCTTCTGGGTGCTGAACCCAGCCACTGGAGCTACCATCGACTTGCCAATGGGCTTCTCTGAGGAAATTGCGCATGAGCTAGAGGTGAAGGGAATAAAGGAATGTAGCTGCCGACGTGAGTTGTGTGCTTTTGGGCAGGTCTCCTCTAGCAGGGAGTACAAGGTGCTCCGCATCTCTAGAGTTGATGACCGGAAGGTATGTGAGGTTATCACCTTTGATGACACCAACCATGGATGCTGGAGGAGAAAGCAGGACCCTCCGTCCCATATCTGTACCAGTCACAGGATGAGATATGCGGTCGTCGATGGGGTGGTGTACTTCCTGATGGAATTTTGCTACTCTAATTATGAAACTGGAGTTATTACCATTGAACCTGGTAGCGTAGCTTCTTTCAACCTCGACACAGAGGAGTGGATGGGTGTTCTACGTGGTCCAGAACAGCTGGAGAGGTTTTTGCAAGAGAACGGGGGATACACTTACTCGGGACTTGAACACGAGTTATCATTGACTGAGTTGAAAGGCTGCTTAGTTGTGGTTCATAATATTTACAAAGTATCTATGGACTTGTGGTTTTTGACAGACTTTGAGAACGGTATTTGGGTCAAGAAATACAGCTTGCCTTCACATGTTGCTAGGCTTTTTTGGTATCCTTTTCTCATGTTAGATGATGGGAGAATTTTCTTCAGTGGGATGGATTGTCTGGAAGGTATATTAAGTGGTGGAGAGAAAGGAGAGGGATTTCTGCAATGTTATGATCCAAGGAATGGCACATGTACTGATGAACTAAAACTGAGAGATCCCCGATCAATCGGCATTTACACAGGAAGCCTGCTGAGTTTATAG